GACGCCGGTGGCCATGCCGCGGGTGAGGCTGCCGAGGCGGCTGCGGATCGCTGAGAGACCCGGGATAGTCGTACTGATCTCGGCCGGTTGCTGAGGGGCCTTCCCCGCGAAGCGCTCCGCGAACCGCGTCAGCGCCTCCGTAAGCGCGTAGACGCCCACCAGGATCGCGAGGTAGTTGATGCCGTCGCGCAGGATGGTGGTGCCGAAGTCGTAGCGGACGGCGCCGTAGATGTCGTCGAGGCCCACGGTGGCGAGGAGCATCCCGGCGAACATCGAGATGAGGGCCTTCATCGTGGAGCTTCCAGACAGCGCGAGCACGCTGGTCAGGCCGAGCAGCACGACGGCGAAGTACTCGGCCGAGCCGAAGCGCAGCGCCACCGACGCGAACGGCTGGGAGAAGAAGACGAGCAGGAGCCACCCCGCGATCCCCCCGAACATCGCGGCGAGCGCCGCCCACCCCAGCGCCTCCGCGGCGCGGCCGCGCCGCGCCATGGTGTGGCCGTCGCGGGTGAGCGGCACGTCGTTGGGCTCGCCGGGGATGTTCAGCAGGATCGCCGTGAGCGCGCCGCCGTAGGTGCCGGCGACGTAGACGGCGATCATCATCACGAGCGCCTGCGCCGGCTCCATCGAGTAGGTGAACGGGAGGATGAGGAGGACCCCCATCACGAAGGTGAGCCCGGGCAGCACGCCCACCAGCAGGCCGATGAACACGCCGCCCACCACCAGGATCCAGAACAGGATCCCGCCGTCGATCACGGCATTGAACATGTCGACGACGATG
This window of the Chloroflexota bacterium genome carries:
- a CDS encoding tripartite tricarboxylate transporter permease, with amino-acid sequence MDIVVDMFNAVIDGGILFWILVVGGVFIGLLVGVLPGLTFVMGVLLILPFTYSMEPAQALVMMIAVYVAGTYGGALTAILLNIPGEPNDVPLTRDGHTMARRGRAAEALGWAALAAMFGGIAGWLLLVFFSQPFASVALRFGSAEYFAVVLLGLTSVLALSGSSTMKALISMFAGMLLATVGLDDIYGAVRYDFGTTILRDGINYLAILVGVYALTEALTRFAERFAGKAPQQPAEISTTIPGLSAIRSRLGSLTRGMATGV